The Borrelia sp. HM sequence TTTACTCACGTTGTGGAAGATGTATTTGATGCTATTAGAGATAATAAATTAAAGATATGTAATGATCTTATTGATTTACTTTTAAGTTCTCTTGATGTAATAAAAAGCATGCTTGATGAACGTTTTCATGGAAATGTTTATTTACAAGATGTAAGTGAGCTTAAAAGTAAATTAAGAGGATTTATAAAAGTAGAGAGTACAAATTCCGTAGTGTCATTAAATAATGTAAGTGATGATGAATTTTTGCTTTCTTTTTATGAACTTAGTGATATGCGAGAGAGTTTGGGACTTGGTCAAAAAATTTTAAGGGTTAGTATTAATTTTAATGAAGATAATCCTATGCTTACAATTTCTGGCATACAAATGTTTCAATCTTTAAAAGATTTAGGACCAATCCTTTACACTGTTCCTAGTTATGATCAAATTATTGCAGGTAAATTTTTAAAAAGGGTAGATTATTATTTGATTTATTCAACTAATAATAATTTGCATAATAGTGTTGAGGAAAAAATAAACTTGTCTGATGTTGCTTTAAATTATGCAATTACTGAATTTGATATTGATAATGAATTAGCAAAAGCAGAATTAAGAGAAAAACGTATTGTTGATCATAAAATTTCATCTAAAGAGAAATTGCAACTTTCTAATGATGAGATTATAAGTTTAAATGAGCGTATTGGTGATGCTAAATTATTTGAGGTGAAGTTAAATTTTAATAAAGATAATCCTATGGCTACAATTTCAGGATTTCAGATGTTTCAGGCATTAAAAAGTTTGGGAGAAGTTTATAAATCTATTCCTAATAGTGACGATTTATTGAGCGATAAATTTTTTGATTTTATTGTGTATTATTTGATATCCAATACCTCAGTAGATAGTATCATTAAAAAGGTAAATTTATCAGATGTTGTTGTAAATTTTGATATTAATGAAGTTGATTTTAAAAATATTAAGGATATAGATTTAACTTCTGAAGTTGATGATTATGCTCCTGTTAAGGAATCTAAGAAGTCACCTATGCATATTAATTTAATTAGGATTGATAGTAAAAGAATAGATTCCATATTAAATCTTGTAAGTGAGGCTGTCGTAAGTAAGTCTGCTTATAATCAAATCAATTCTGATATGATGTCATTTCTTAATGGTTTTAATCATTTTTATGATTATCAAGAAAATTTGCGAAATAGCTTTTTGCTAGATTTAAAGATGATTTTTAAGGATATAGATTTAGAGTTAGAACGTTCTATTGAAAATAAAATAGCAAGTTTAATAGAGTTTAAGGTAGATAGAGCTTTACATGATATTGCAGAATTGAAAGACTTATTATTTAAAATTATTCAGGATTCTAAATTTGCATCTAATAGGCTTTCTAGAATAATTACTGATTTACATGAGAGTGTTTTAAAAACAAGGATGTTGCCAGTTTCTGGGATTTTTTCAAGATTTACAAGAGTTGTAAGAGATTTGTCAAAGAAATTAGGTAAAATCGTAGAGCTTAGTACTGAGGGTGAGGATACTGAGATTGATAAATCTGTTATAGATGATCTTGTAGAGCCTTTAATGCATTGTGTTAGAAATTCTATGGATCATGGATTGGAAACTGTTGATGAGAGACTTAAGAAAGGTAAAAATAAAACTGGGCATATATTTTTGCGTGCTAGGAACGAAGGTAATGTA is a genomic window containing:
- a CDS encoding chemotaxis protein CheW, whose translation is MIDSENEELLDIFFEEAQSLVDTLEENIMSLEDDPNNAETIDEIFRAAHTIKGSSASVDMMELSEFTHVVEDVFDAIRDNKLKICNDLIDLLLSSLDVIKSMLDERFHGNVYLQDVSELKSKLRGFIKVESTNSVVSLNNVSDDEFLLSFYELSDMRESLGLGQKILRVSINFNEDNPMLTISGIQMFQSLKDLGPILYTVPSYDQIIAGKFLKRVDYYLIYSTNNNLHNSVEEKINLSDVALNYAITEFDIDNELAKAELREKRIVDHKISSKEKLQLSNDEIISLNERIGDAKLFEVKLNFNKDNPMATISGFQMFQALKSLGEVYKSIPNSDDLLSDKFFDFIVYYLISNTSVDSIIKKVNLSDVVVNFDINEVDFKNIKDIDLTSEVDDYAPVKESKKSPMHINLIRIDSKRIDSILNLVSEAVVSKSAYNQINSDMMSFLNGFNHFYDYQENLRNSFLLDLKMIFKDIDLELERSIENKIASLIEFKVDRALHDIAELKDLLFKIIQDSKFASNRLSRIITDLHESVLKTRMLPVSGIFSRFTRVVRDLSKKLGKIVELSTEGEDTEIDKSVIDDLVEPLMHCVRNSMDHGLETVDERLKKGKNKTGHIFLRARNEGNVISIEIEDDGRGIDPNIIRQKSIEKGLINENTVLSDNEILNLIFSPGFSTASHVTDISGRGVGLDVVKNSIKKLNGTIIIDSKVNVGTTFKIKLPLTLVIVQGLLVRSGSEIYVLPLNSVLETHRISEENIKILENDHEVYNLREEVISVLRLDELFNIKYDQDLYEKFLIVVSINDKKAGIVVDSILGEEDFVVKPIKDKYASSPGIVGAATLGNGKVVLIIDVFRLFDLKDMK